In the genome of Synergistaceae bacterium, the window GGGCAGATTATGACGAGGCTATGATTATCGCGGTGAAATCGGGAAATATTCCCTTCATCGATATTATTCTTGACTGCGGAGCGGACATCAACAGGCCGTGCGATTTTGAGGACGAGCAGACTCCCTTAGCGGCGGCCATGTTCACGGGAGAGAAGCCAATAGACGCTGAGATGGTGAAATTTCTTGCTGACAGGGGCGCATACCTCGATGAAATTTTCGAGTTAAGCCCGGAAGTTATGACTAACGCCCTGAACGTTTCAATCACAGCGAATCGGCCGGACATCGCAGAAATTCTCCTTTCACACGGAGCTGACCCGAATTTTCAGGATCCTACCGGGCGCACCTCGCTGGTATATGCCGTAGTTACGGATGAAGACATTGTGCGGTTACTGCTTGAGTACGGAGCTGACCCGAATATAGCGGACAAAAACAGCCGCACTCCCCTAATGCTGGCGGCTCTTGATGTCGGCACTGAGCCGGGAATAATGGAGTTGCTGATACAGCACGGGGCAGACATAAACGCGCAGGACGAGGACGGAATGACGGCACTTTTGTGGGTTGTCGCGGGCAAGGACAGGAGTCCCGGCCTCACAATGTCATCACTGATTCGGACAGGGGGCTTCATGGCTGAGGGGTGGCAGTCATGGTTCAGGCTTCTTGTGGTTTACACGGCGTTGAAGCGCGAGGCACAGCTCGACAGCATTCGGCTTCTTGTGAATCACGGTGCTGATGTCTATATGCCTGACAGCAAGGGGATAAACGCATTGATGTGCGCGATGATGAATTTCGATGACGAGGCAGCAGAAATTATGACAAACAATAAGGATGAATAATATTTTGTTTCTGCAATGGTTAAAACGCTGGATAAAGCCGGCCAAGCTGGGACAGTTCGACATGATAATAGAGCCGAACAAAACGACAGCAGATTTCATTTACGAGCTTGTGAAGTTCCGCGAGCTTTTTGTGTTCATGGCACTGCGCGACATTCTTGTGAGGTACAAGCAGACTGTCATAGGCGTTGCGTGGAGCGTTATACGTCCGCTTCTCAGCATGGTGATATTCACCGTGATATTCGGGCGTGTGGCAAAACTTCCCAGCGAGGGAGTCCCGTATCCGATAATGGTATTCTCGGCTCTGCTTCCGTGGCAGTATTTCGCAAACTCAATATCAAGCAGCTCCGAGTCATTCCTGAGAGCGTCAACAATGATAAGCAAGATATATTTCCCGCGCATAATTCTTCCCACGTCAGCCGTGTTAGTGAGTGCGGTTGATTTCGTAATATCGTTCGTGCTTCTGTGTATATTGATGCTGGTGTACAGGTTCATGCCGTCGCCAATGATATTTTTGCTTCCCGTGTTCTTTATCCCCGCAACGACAACGGCACTGGGCATAGGCTATTTCTTCTCCGCTGTGGGAGTGAGATACCGCGATTTCCGGCACATTATGCCCTTCATTGTGCAGTTCGGGCTTTATGTTTCGCCTGTAGGATTCTCAAGCTCCGTAATCCCGGACAGATGGCGGCTTCTTTACAGCCTGAATCCTATGGTAGGAGTCATTGACGGCTTCAGATGGTGCATACAGGGCACGGCCTCTTCTCTGTACCTTCCCGGCTTCATAATATCGCTGATAAGCTCAACGCTCATTTTCTGGTACGGCCTAAAATATTTCAGGAAGACTGAGCGGACATTTGCCGACTACATTTAGAGGGGGCATGAGAAATGTTAGCACTGAAAATTGAAGACCTGGGAAAACGCTATGTGATAGCCCACAGGGGAAATAATCGGCTTTATGATGTTCTTGCGGATTATACAGCGAGGCTTGCGCGCAGGGTCAGGCATCCTTTTGCGCCGAGGTCAAAGCCGAAAGGAGTCGAAGATTTCTGGGCGTTGCGGAACATAACATTTGACGTTGAGCAGGGCGAGCGAATCGGAATCATCGGCCATAACGGTGCGGGAAAGTCAACACTTCTGAAGCTCCTAAGCCGCATAACAGATCCCACAGAAGGCAGGATTTCCATCAAAGGAAGAGCGTCAAGCCTGCTTGAAGTCGGTACGGGATTTCACCCGGATTTGTCAGGCCGCGAAAATATTTACATGAACGCCGCGATTCTGGGAATGAAAGTACACGAGATACGCCGCAATTTTGACGCTATCGTTAATTTTGCCGGGGTCGAGAAATTTCTTGACACGCCCGTGAAACGCTATTCGTCCGGGATGTATGTCCGTCTTGCGTTCGCGATTGCCGCTCATCTCAATTCCGAAATACTGATTGTTGATGAGGTTCTTGCTGTCGGTGATATGAACTTCCAGAAAAAATGTCTCGGAAAAATGGACGAGATTAGCCGCGGGGAAGGGCGCACCGTTCTTTTCGTCAGCCACAATATGGGAGCTATCATGCAGCTTTGCAACAGGATAATATGCCTCGACAGCGGCAGGATGATTCTTGATACGCCTGACGTAAATGAAGGTGTCGAGAAATATATGGATATGTCCCATCTTCAGACGACAGATGCGGAATGGAACAATCCCGGCGGGAAATTCGATAACGATTACTTCACGCCGCTTAGATTCGGAGTGTATAACGCTCAGGGGGAAATCAATCTTTCGTCAGTCAGACGCAATGATGAGCTGTATGTTGAAATTGAAGGCATAGTGAAGAAACCCGAAAAGGGACTCGGAGTCGGATACTCGCTTTACTCGCAGGAAGGAATATTGTTATACAGGACGTACCAAGCTGATCAGGACGACACGCCCGGAGCACTTCCGATTCTTGAAGGCCGCGTAGTTCTGCGGGGAAGGCTTCCGCTTGAGGTGCTTAACATGGGTCAGTTCAGGCTTGATTTGTCGGTTACCATGAATAATGTGAGCTGGATTGTTGTCCCTAACGTGAGGGGTAACCCGTCTGTGTCATTCACGATTGAGCCTCACCTCGACAGCTCATCGCCATACAGGACAATAAAGAAGCCCGGCCCTATGATGATAAACAGCAATTGGATCCTCAAAGGAGAGTAGCGCATGAAGAAAGCATTAATCACAGGAGTTACGGGGCAGGACGGTGCATATTTGACGGCGTTCCTGCTGAAGAAGGGCTACGAGGTTCACGGCCTGAAGCGGAGAAGCTCAATCTTCAACACAATGAGGATTGACGAGTTCTATAAGGACTTGCACGAGGAGGGGCATAAATTTTTCCTGCATTACGGCGACCTTACCGACTCCAGCAACTTAATACGAATGGTGCAGGAGATTCAGCCCGATGAAATATACAACCTTGCGGCGCAGAGCCATGTAAAAGTCTCGTTCGAGGAGCCTGAATACACCGCCGACTCTGACGGACTCGGAACACTCAGACTACTTGAGGCCATAAGAATACTGGGGCTTGAGTCCCGCACGAAATTTTACCAGGCATCAACGAGCGAATTATTCGGGAAAGTCCAAGAGACTCCGCAGAAAGAGTCAACGCCCTTTTACCCCCGAAGTCCATACGCCGCTGCGAAATTATATGCTTACTGGATAACGGTAAATTACCGTGAAGCCTATAACATTTTCGCCTGCAACGGAATACTCTTCAACCATGAGTCAGAATTACGCGGGGAAACTTTCGTAACGCGCAAAATCACAAGAGCCGCCGCCCGAATCGCGCTGGGTCTTCAGGAGAAAACATATCTCGGCAATCTCAACGCAAGACGCGACTGGGGATACTCTGAAGACTACGTGCGGGCTATGTGGATGATACTTCAACAGGAAAAGCCCGACGATTTTGTGATTGCCACAGGTGAAACGCATTCGGTGAGGGAGTTTGCGACTCTGGCATTCCACGAGGCCGGAATAAATATCGAATGGCATGGAGAAGGCATCGGCGAGAAAGGAATAGACACAGCGACAGGAAGGACAGTTGTTGAGGTTGACTCGCGTTATTTCCGCCCGACTGAAGTAGATTTGCTGCTGGGAGACCCGTCAAAGGCCGAGCGCGTTTTAGGGTGGAAAAGAAAAGTAACATTCCCGGAATTAGTCAAACGCATGGTGAAATATGACATGGAGCTTTTCAGGAAGGATATATTAATCCGGGACGCAGGCTATAAGGTAACAAGCGCGATTGAAGAAGTTTAGCGTAAAAACCGGGGGGCCGGGCTAATTCCCGGTGTCCCCGCCATTTTCATTGTCGTCATCATTCACGGCTTCCCCGCGAAATTCTCCCTTACGGCAAATGCTCTTTATGTGGCAGTAACGGCACCTGCCCGAATCATAATCAGGCAGAAATTTCCCAGTCTCAAGAATCCTCACGGCACACTCCGCGGCGTATTTGCCCTCGTCATTTCTCCCGGCAATGTCAGAATCAAGCGTGATATTTTTCCCGTCATTGTTCAGCTGCGAGAACGGCGCGAAAATTCCCCGTACAGAATCCGTGAACGTTCCCCAGATTCGCCCGTCCTCATGGCCGAGAATGTATACACCCGCGACATCACAGCCGTATTTCTCCCGGAACATGGCCGAGTAAAGCGACAACTGTAGCCCCCGCTCGAACTTGTCGCGCTTTGTGTCAGTGTTCCATGACTTTCCCGCAATATTCTTCATGCCCTCGTCATAGCTTTTTGCCGACATTCTGCCCTCTTTGTAGTCTGCGATAAATGCGGCTTTCGCTCCGTCATTCCCGCGCAAAATCTCTATCCTGTCGCACTGCCCGAAAAATTTTACCCCGCTCAATTCATACTCTAACCGCGCTTCATCCTCAAGCAGTATAGATTCATGGGTGTAATTTTCGTGAAGGGAGTCGAGAATTACGGCTTGGACTCCCGCGAGCCTGTTTGCACGGAATCTCAGCCCCTCACGCTTTCGGGCAAGGCGCGAATCCCTCAGAAGGTGCGAAAACTCAGCGTAAGTATCATCTGCGGACTCTAATTTCTCCCATTCTGATTTTGCGGCTGACATGAATTTTTCACCGGGGGCAGCCATGTCCTGACGGTATATCGTCCACACTGACTCCCAGTATTTATGGAGAAGGTTACCCCATTGGGACGGCGGGACTAACTCCGAGTCGGGCTGGTAGAGTCTCGCGGAATGATGCTGATACCACAAGAACGGACACTCTAACAGCTCCTGTATATCACTCGCGCCGACTGATTCAGCCTTTGCCCTTACGCACGGAGTCTTACGGGAAATTTTTCCCCCCGCGTCAATTTCCGGGAACGTGAAGCCGTCTGACCCAAGCAATATATTTATCCCCTCGGATTTCTGCGGTACTTTCTTCCATCCGGGCATGTCGTTAAGGAATTTCGGCATAAACGGCGACTCAGATACCGGCCTTCCCTCGTCATCAAGAAGCGGGCGCGTAATAATCGTTAGAGTCTCCCCTGTCATGATTAATCGCCGGAATAATGCCTCGCGCTGTTCTGCCTTCTCCTTTGTGCGCGGGAGAAATGCTCCGTTTTCGTTGAGCTTTGAGCGTTCCTCGTTGCCTAAAAGCGGGGAGGCTTTCTCGTTCGGAGACCATGATTTTTGTGTTACGCCTGACATTATCCACACGGGGAATGACTCTAGGACAGGAGGATTCCCGGAGAATACAGCGACCGAGTCCGACAACTGAATCGGGGCGCGTATGTGGGAGTTCCTGCACCAGTCCTCAAGAAATGTATACGCTTTCTCGTCCTCTAACTTGTCATCTTTCGCGCTGCCCAAGTCCGGCAATAATTCATGAAGTGCCGTAACTTTCTCGCTGACCGTCTCAATTGCGCTGGCCGTGAATCTCAATGACTCGTCAAGCTCCGGGAACGGCGAAATATTGTCCCTGCGGTTAAGCCAGATTCCCGGCGTGTGAAGGAAGCTGTCAAAAGCCTCCATGATTTTCCGGGGAGTATGCCTGCCGTTAAGGACACTGCAGAAAGTTTTGACCGCCTCGACTGCTACAAGTGCCGTGCGGAATACATCGGGTGATTTCTCGTCAGGGTCATTGATTCGCTCCGTGAGATATTCCGCCCAGTTATCGAGACCCGAACGCCCCGCCCTGTATGCCCTCATCACGGGGAAGCTAGTCCCG includes:
- a CDS encoding ankyrin repeat domain-containing protein, coding for MRQKEFLELCANGRREEIESAIKSGIDVNRKAYIYGAKVPPIFVAVMEENAEAVKLLLEYGARSGDGFTAAVVKGKKKLLKLLVDSGGDISQDDSNGHNPLFLAVVSNKAKVVRWLIELGADVNKRNEAGYNVLTYTVLAQMKEMREDRKQFDPEIIRALMKAGADYDEAMIIAVKSGNIPFIDIILDCGADINRPCDFEDEQTPLAAAMFTGEKPIDAEMVKFLADRGAYLDEIFELSPEVMTNALNVSITANRPDIAEILLSHGADPNFQDPTGRTSLVYAVVTDEDIVRLLLEYGADPNIADKNSRTPLMLAALDVGTEPGIMELLIQHGADINAQDEDGMTALLWVVAGKDRSPGLTMSSLIRTGGFMAEGWQSWFRLLVVYTALKREAQLDSIRLLVNHGADVYMPDSKGINALMCAMMNFDDEAAEIMTNNKDE
- a CDS encoding ATP-binding cassette domain-containing protein; this encodes MLALKIEDLGKRYVIAHRGNNRLYDVLADYTARLARRVRHPFAPRSKPKGVEDFWALRNITFDVEQGERIGIIGHNGAGKSTLLKLLSRITDPTEGRISIKGRASSLLEVGTGFHPDLSGRENIYMNAAILGMKVHEIRRNFDAIVNFAGVEKFLDTPVKRYSSGMYVRLAFAIAAHLNSEILIVDEVLAVGDMNFQKKCLGKMDEISRGEGRTVLFVSHNMGAIMQLCNRIICLDSGRMILDTPDVNEGVEKYMDMSHLQTTDAEWNNPGGKFDNDYFTPLRFGVYNAQGEINLSSVRRNDELYVEIEGIVKKPEKGLGVGYSLYSQEGILLYRTYQADQDDTPGALPILEGRVVLRGRLPLEVLNMGQFRLDLSVTMNNVSWIVVPNVRGNPSVSFTIEPHLDSSSPYRTIKKPGPMMINSNWILKGE
- the gmd gene encoding GDP-mannose 4,6-dehydratase; amino-acid sequence: MKKALITGVTGQDGAYLTAFLLKKGYEVHGLKRRSSIFNTMRIDEFYKDLHEEGHKFFLHYGDLTDSSNLIRMVQEIQPDEIYNLAAQSHVKVSFEEPEYTADSDGLGTLRLLEAIRILGLESRTKFYQASTSELFGKVQETPQKESTPFYPRSPYAAAKLYAYWITVNYREAYNIFACNGILFNHESELRGETFVTRKITRAAARIALGLQEKTYLGNLNARRDWGYSEDYVRAMWMILQQEKPDDFVIATGETHSVREFATLAFHEAGINIEWHGEGIGEKGIDTATGRTVVEVDSRYFRPTEVDLLLGDPSKAERVLGWKRKVTFPELVKRMVKYDMELFRKDILIRDAGYKVTSAIEEV
- a CDS encoding PD-(D/E)XK nuclease family protein, encoding MLTLSYNNGHDFDRIIYDTKREFSGRTLKFVVPSRKDKRLIPGHDDKNIWTWQDIYEDIIIPEKRRRTISPPDHLLILRRILDDATANHPDKIEALPGVERSGFLSVLSSDIRELLNEGVSPDSLPLVPESDNPAEFLLPEIYRDYLKYLEDYRLLDSAQVYSEAHKAIIANQDWGKGLVLIFAGFLSFNHSQLGLVQAVCDRCYDVRVLKPEANMCGFHDAGIQLGETVKAPPSAGRIIEIPSAEPGLEPEIIARTLSLWHSGKWDMAGNFPGFGKIGLMIDEGRGESFAEAFTRYGVPYNFRDGVTINETLPGRVVSSLRYLSTRNFPAYDTAIMLTQPCFAGTSFPVMRAYRAGRSGLDNWAEYLTERINDPDEKSPDVFRTALVAVEAVKTFCSVLNGRHTPRKIMEAFDSFLHTPGIWLNRRDNISPFPELDESLRFTASAIETVSEKVTALHELLPDLGSAKDDKLEDEKAYTFLEDWCRNSHIRAPIQLSDSVAVFSGNPPVLESFPVWIMSGVTQKSWSPNEKASPLLGNEERSKLNENGAFLPRTKEKAEQREALFRRLIMTGETLTIITRPLLDDEGRPVSESPFMPKFLNDMPGWKKVPQKSEGINILLGSDGFTFPEIDAGGKISRKTPCVRAKAESVGASDIQELLECPFLWYQHHSARLYQPDSELVPPSQWGNLLHKYWESVWTIYRQDMAAPGEKFMSAAKSEWEKLESADDTYAEFSHLLRDSRLARKREGLRFRANRLAGVQAVILDSLHENYTHESILLEDEARLEYELSGVKFFGQCDRIEILRGNDGAKAAFIADYKEGRMSAKSYDEGMKNIAGKSWNTDTKRDKFERGLQLSLYSAMFREKYGCDVAGVYILGHEDGRIWGTFTDSVRGIFAPFSQLNNDGKNITLDSDIAGRNDEGKYAAECAVRILETGKFLPDYDSGRCRYCHIKSICRKGEFRGEAVNDDDNENGGDTGN
- a CDS encoding ABC transporter permease, whose protein sequence is MFLQWLKRWIKPAKLGQFDMIIEPNKTTADFIYELVKFRELFVFMALRDILVRYKQTVIGVAWSVIRPLLSMVIFTVIFGRVAKLPSEGVPYPIMVFSALLPWQYFANSISSSSESFLRASTMISKIYFPRIILPTSAVLVSAVDFVISFVLLCILMLVYRFMPSPMIFLLPVFFIPATTTALGIGYFFSAVGVRYRDFRHIMPFIVQFGLYVSPVGFSSSVIPDRWRLLYSLNPMVGVIDGFRWCIQGTASSLYLPGFIISLISSTLIFWYGLKYFRKTERTFADYI